The following proteins come from a genomic window of Sphingosinicella flava:
- a CDS encoding ArsC family reductase has translation MLTLYGIKNCDTVKKARAWLDAQGIGYTFHDYKVAGVDEAQLRAWVDEFGWEKVLNRAGTTFRKLPDTDKEGLDVDRAVSLMLAQPSMIKRPILGTGECWLLGFGPAAYEAALIA, from the coding sequence ATGCTGACGCTTTACGGCATCAAGAATTGCGACACGGTGAAGAAGGCGCGGGCGTGGCTGGACGCGCAGGGTATCGGCTACACCTTCCATGACTATAAGGTCGCAGGCGTCGACGAAGCCCAGCTTCGCGCCTGGGTGGACGAATTCGGCTGGGAAAAGGTTCTGAACCGCGCGGGCACGACGTTCCGCAAGCTGCCCGATACGGATAAGGAAGGATTGGATGTCGACAGGGCCGTGAGCCTGATGTTGGCGCAGCCTTCGATGATCAAGCGGCCGATCCTCGGCACTGGGGAATGCTGGCTTCTTGGCTTCGGACCGGCCGCATATGAGGCCGCATTGATCGCCTGA
- a CDS encoding GNAT family N-acetyltransferase: MFVVREARPEDAEALTGLIEELGYAVTAFDVAERLDRLAKLGQPALVADEGKPIGCLTWNIMPVLHRDTRVGRISMLVVTARKRSAGIGAQLVIAAEARMKALGCALIEVTSNQKRVDAHRFYERLGYERTSLRFGKTIEG; the protein is encoded by the coding sequence ATGTTCGTTGTTCGTGAGGCGCGGCCGGAAGACGCTGAAGCGCTAACGGGTCTTATCGAGGAACTGGGTTATGCGGTGACCGCCTTCGATGTCGCTGAGCGGCTGGACCGGCTGGCGAAGCTCGGCCAACCTGCCCTGGTGGCGGACGAGGGCAAGCCGATCGGGTGTCTGACCTGGAATATCATGCCTGTTCTCCACCGCGATACCCGGGTTGGGCGGATTTCGATGCTGGTGGTCACGGCGCGTAAGCGATCGGCCGGCATAGGGGCGCAGCTCGTTATCGCGGCGGAAGCGCGCATGAAAGCATTGGGTTGCGCCCTGATCGAGGTGACAAGCAACCAAAAACGGGTGGATGCCCACCGCTTCTACGAACGGCTCGGCTACGAACGGACCAGCCTGCGTTTCGGCAAGACGATCGAGGGGTAA
- the guaA gene encoding glutamine-hydrolyzing GMP synthase, which produces MTIQPSDNILIVDFGSQVTQLIARRVREAGVYSEIAPFTQAAEAFERLKPKGIILSGSPAGVPEEGSPRAPEILFESGLPILGICYGQQVMTHQLGGEVRPGHETGEGGEFGRAFLTVTEDCKLFDGLWKVGERHQVWMSHGDKVTRFAPGFRVVATSDGAPFALIANEEKNYYGTQFHPEVVHTPDGAKLIANFVRHVCGLAGDWTMAEFRQTKIAEIRAQVGKGRVICGLSGGVDSAVAAVLIHEAIGDQLTCVFVDHGLLRANEAEQVVSLFRNHYNIPLVHVDAEELFLSGLAGVTDPEAKRKFIGKTFIDVFEEEARKIGGADFLAQGTLYPDVIESVSFTGGPSVTIKSHHNVGGLPERMNMQLVEPLRELFKDEVRALGRELGLPEVFVGRHPFPGPGLAIRIPGEVTKERCDILRKADAVYLEEIRTAGLYDAIWQAFAVLLPVRTVGVMGDYRTYDSVCALRAVTSTDGMTADIYPFDAAFLSRVATRIINEVKGINRVVYDYTSKPPGTIEWE; this is translated from the coding sequence TCGACTTCGGGAGCCAGGTGACCCAGCTGATCGCGCGGCGGGTGCGCGAGGCGGGCGTCTATAGCGAGATCGCGCCCTTCACCCAGGCCGCGGAAGCCTTTGAACGGCTGAAGCCCAAAGGCATCATCCTGTCCGGATCGCCGGCGGGCGTGCCGGAGGAAGGCAGCCCCCGGGCACCGGAAATCCTGTTCGAAAGCGGCCTCCCCATCCTCGGCATCTGCTACGGCCAGCAGGTGATGACGCATCAGCTCGGCGGCGAGGTGCGGCCAGGGCATGAAACCGGGGAGGGGGGCGAATTCGGCCGTGCCTTCCTTACGGTCACCGAGGATTGCAAGCTGTTCGACGGGCTGTGGAAGGTCGGCGAGCGCCATCAGGTCTGGATGAGCCATGGCGACAAGGTAACCCGCTTCGCGCCCGGCTTTCGCGTCGTCGCGACATCGGACGGCGCGCCCTTCGCGCTCATCGCCAACGAAGAGAAAAACTATTACGGCACGCAATTCCACCCGGAAGTCGTGCATACGCCCGACGGCGCCAAGCTCATCGCCAATTTCGTCCGCCACGTCTGTGGCCTCGCGGGCGATTGGACCATGGCCGAATTCCGCCAGACCAAGATCGCGGAAATCCGCGCCCAGGTCGGCAAGGGACGGGTGATTTGCGGCCTCTCCGGCGGCGTCGACAGCGCAGTGGCGGCGGTGCTGATCCACGAAGCCATCGGCGATCAATTGACTTGCGTCTTTGTCGATCACGGCCTGTTGCGCGCCAATGAAGCCGAGCAGGTGGTGAGCCTGTTCCGCAATCATTACAACATTCCGCTCGTCCACGTGGATGCGGAGGAATTGTTCCTTTCCGGCCTCGCCGGCGTCACCGATCCCGAAGCCAAGCGCAAATTCATCGGCAAGACCTTCATCGATGTGTTCGAGGAGGAGGCGAGGAAGATCGGCGGCGCCGATTTCCTGGCCCAAGGCACGCTTTACCCCGACGTGATCGAAAGCGTCAGCTTCACGGGTGGCCCCTCGGTCACGATCAAGAGCCACCACAATGTCGGCGGCCTTCCCGAGCGCATGAACATGCAGCTCGTCGAACCGTTGCGTGAACTCTTCAAGGACGAGGTGCGGGCGCTTGGGCGGGAGCTCGGCCTGCCGGAGGTCTTCGTCGGCCGCCATCCTTTCCCCGGCCCGGGCCTCGCAATCCGCATTCCGGGCGAAGTGACGAAGGAACGTTGCGACATCCTCCGCAAGGCCGACGCCGTCTATCTTGAGGAAATCCGCACCGCCGGGCTTTACGACGCCATCTGGCAGGCTTTTGCCGTGCTGCTGCCGGTCCGGACCGTTGGCGTGATGGGCGATTACCGCACCTACGACAGCGTCTGCGCCCTCCGCGCCGTCACGTCCACCGATGGCATGACCGCCGACATCTACCCCTTCGACGCCGCTTTCCTCAGCCGCGTCGCCACCCGCATCATCAACGAAGTGAAGGGCATCAACCGCGTCGTCTACGATTACACCTCGAAGCCGCCCGGCACGATCGAGTGGGAGTGA